The Shumkonia mesophila genome contains a region encoding:
- a CDS encoding zinc-dependent alcohol dehydrogenase family protein, whose translation MPSAVSMRAMVLDAAGLPLRLRRVARPEPAAGQILVRVAACGVCRTDLHVVDGELTEPKLPIIPGHEIVGRVAALGPGVERFAEGQRVGIPWLGFSCGVCRFCLEGRENLCRAARYTGYQLDGGYADYALADQRYVFPIGGDYSDAEAAPLMCAGLIGHRSLRMAGDPVRLGLYGFGGAAHIVAQVAAFEGRQVFAFTRPGDDAAQAFARDLGAVWAGPSDALPPEPLDAAILFAPVGALVPAALAAVGPGGRVVCAGIHMSDIPSFPYRLLWEEREIVSVANLTRKDGEDFLALAPKVPVRTTVECFPLEQANEALAHLRDGHVHGAAVLMTGA comes from the coding sequence ATGCCGTCTGCCGTCTCCATGCGCGCCATGGTTCTCGATGCCGCGGGCCTGCCGCTCCGCCTGCGCCGGGTGGCGCGCCCCGAGCCGGCCGCCGGCCAGATTCTGGTGCGGGTCGCCGCCTGCGGGGTCTGCCGCACCGACCTGCACGTCGTCGACGGCGAGTTGACCGAGCCGAAGCTGCCGATCATCCCCGGTCACGAGATCGTCGGCCGGGTGGCGGCGCTGGGCCCCGGCGTCGAGCGCTTCGCCGAGGGCCAGCGGGTGGGCATTCCGTGGCTGGGCTTCAGTTGCGGCGTCTGCCGCTTTTGCCTGGAGGGTCGCGAGAACCTGTGCCGGGCCGCCCGCTACACCGGCTATCAACTGGACGGCGGCTATGCCGACTACGCGCTGGCCGACCAGCGCTATGTTTTCCCCATCGGCGGCGACTATTCCGACGCCGAGGCGGCGCCCCTCATGTGCGCCGGCCTCATCGGCCACCGCTCGCTGCGCATGGCCGGCGATCCCGTCCGCCTCGGCCTTTACGGCTTCGGCGGCGCCGCCCACATCGTCGCCCAGGTGGCGGCCTTCGAGGGCCGCCAGGTGTTCGCCTTCACGCGGCCGGGCGACGACGCGGCCCAGGCCTTCGCCCGCGACCTGGGGGCGGTGTGGGCCGGCCCGTCGGACGCGCTGCCGCCCGAGCCGCTCGACGCCGCCATCCTGTTCGCTCCGGTGGGCGCCCTGGTGCCGGCGGCGCTCGCCGCCGTCGGGCCGGGTGGCCGGGTGGTCTGCGCCGGCATTCATATGAGCGACATCCCCAGCTTTCCCTACCGGCTGTTGTGGGAGGAGCGCGAGATCGTCTCGGTGGCCAACCTGACGCGCAAGGACGGCGAGGATTTCCTGGCGCTGGCCCCCAAGGTGCCGGTGCGCACCACCGTCGAATGCTTTCCCCTGGAGCAGGCCAACGAGGCGCTGGCGCACCTGCGCGATGGCCATGTCCACGGCGCCGCGGTCCTGATGACCGGGGCTTAG
- a CDS encoding response regulator transcription factor, with protein MASDDLPHVLVVDDDTRLRGLLQKFLSENGFRVSTAKDAADARERLAGIAFDLIVLDLMMPGESGLDFAADLRTRSSVPILMLTAMGEAEHRIAGLERGADDYLSKPFEPRELLLRLRSILRRVPQAAAPGDVEIHMGDATYDPKRERLRRKGRDVRLTSVEAALLNALAETPGGILSREELIARTGATGDGRAIDVQVTRLRRKIEPDPRFPRYLQTVRGRGYVLRPD; from the coding sequence GTGGCGAGCGACGATCTTCCGCATGTCCTGGTGGTGGACGACGACACCCGGCTGCGGGGGCTTCTTCAGAAGTTCCTGAGCGAGAACGGCTTTCGCGTGTCGACCGCCAAGGACGCCGCCGACGCCCGCGAACGGCTGGCCGGCATCGCCTTCGACCTGATCGTGCTCGACCTCATGATGCCGGGCGAAAGCGGGCTCGATTTCGCCGCCGACCTGAGGACGCGCAGCAGCGTGCCGATCCTCATGCTGACCGCCATGGGCGAAGCCGAGCATCGCATCGCCGGGCTGGAGCGCGGCGCCGACGATTATCTGTCCAAGCCCTTCGAGCCGCGCGAACTTCTGCTGCGCCTGCGCAGCATCCTGCGCCGGGTGCCCCAGGCGGCAGCCCCCGGCGACGTCGAGATCCACATGGGGGACGCCACCTACGATCCGAAGCGCGAGCGGCTCCGCCGCAAGGGTCGCGACGTCCGCCTGACCTCGGTCGAGGCCGCGCTGCTGAACGCGCTGGCCGAAACGCCGGGCGGAATCCTCAGCCGTGAGGAGCTGATCGCGCGCACCGGCGCCACCGGCGACGGCCGCGCCATCGACGTGCAGGTGACCCGGCTGCGGCGCAAGATCGAGCCCGATCCCCGCTTCCCCCGCTATCTGCAGACGGTGCGGGGGCGGGGCTACGTGCTGCGCCCGGATTGA
- a CDS encoding MarR family winged helix-turn-helix transcriptional regulator, which yields MDTPTPAPVEPSLSEAELRQAIELLFYAYRDFTAEADAILARYGFGRAHHRVIYFVGRHPGATVSHLLGILKITKQSLGRVLNQLLHEGFVIQKANARDRRHRLLHLTDKGRELEATLTALQARRIARAYAETKSGNGHEFRNVLRAIINPEDRPRIERLDLDPL from the coding sequence ATGGACACCCCCACCCCCGCCCCCGTGGAGCCCTCGCTCAGCGAGGCCGAGTTGCGCCAGGCCATCGAGCTTCTGTTCTACGCCTACCGCGACTTCACCGCCGAGGCCGACGCCATCCTGGCGCGCTATGGGTTCGGCCGCGCCCATCATCGGGTCATCTATTTCGTCGGCCGCCATCCGGGCGCCACCGTCAGCCACCTGCTGGGCATCCTCAAGATCACCAAGCAAAGCCTGGGAAGGGTGCTAAACCAGCTGCTGCATGAAGGCTTCGTCATCCAGAAGGCCAATGCCCGCGACCGCCGGCACCGCCTGCTCCACCTCACCGACAAGGGCCGCGAACTGGAAGCCACGCTGACCGCGCTGCAGGCCCGCCGCATCGCTCGCGCCTATGCCGAGACGAAGTCCGGCAACGGCCATGAATTCCGCAATGTGCTGCGCGCCATCATCAACCCCGAGGACCGCCCCCGCATCGAGCGGCTCGACCTCGACCCCCTGTGA